The following proteins are co-located in the Leptospira weilii genome:
- a CDS encoding DNA-3-methyladenine glycosylase family protein, whose protein sequence is MPSPDSSRVPNPKKRSPSVLEDRNIRLRKASDWLRKKDPITKKLIDSIGPCKLKTIGNPYQVLIKSVLGQQLSVKVALTFERRLISLAGSKKIPSPDQIVTIPNEKLKKIGVSQAKTETIKRIAEAYLNRDITDSKLRKLEDSDVLNLLCSLKGVGPWTAEMVLIFALDRWDHFSINDLILRKSVEKHYGISKDNKKEIQHFLMSYSPFRTILSWYLWADIDGGEGWG, encoded by the coding sequence ATGCCTTCTCCAGATTCTTCCCGAGTTCCCAATCCTAAAAAACGTTCTCCTTCCGTTTTAGAAGATAGGAATATTCGTCTCCGAAAAGCCTCCGATTGGCTTCGTAAAAAGGATCCAATCACAAAAAAACTGATCGATTCCATCGGACCTTGTAAGTTAAAAACCATAGGCAACCCTTATCAGGTTTTGATTAAATCCGTTCTGGGCCAACAACTCTCCGTTAAAGTCGCCCTAACCTTCGAACGCAGATTGATTTCTCTGGCAGGAAGTAAAAAAATTCCCTCTCCGGATCAGATTGTAACGATTCCGAACGAGAAGTTGAAAAAGATAGGAGTTTCCCAAGCTAAGACTGAAACAATCAAACGAATCGCCGAAGCTTATTTGAATCGGGATATCACCGATTCAAAACTTCGTAAATTAGAAGATTCTGATGTTTTAAACCTTCTTTGCTCTTTGAAAGGCGTCGGACCTTGGACGGCGGAAATGGTTTTGATCTTCGCCTTGGATCGTTGGGATCACTTTTCCATCAACGATCTGATTCTTAGAAAATCTGTGGAAAAACACTATGGAATTTCCAAGGATAATAAAAAGGAAATCCAGCATTTTTTAATGAGTTATTCTCCCTTTAGAACGATCCTTTCCTGGTATCTTTGGGCGGATATAGACGGTGGCGAAGGTTGGGGCTAA
- a CDS encoding cyclic nucleotide-binding domain-containing protein, giving the protein MSTGIFQIVNFQKGSYIIVEGKKDSPSFFIIREGKVKIGRENPVVGEDPNSVQGPGDFFGVVAAMSQHAQIESAVALTDVSVIEVSYDQFGTLIQRNTPVAMKIIRYFSMKLRQFDQTITRLTFRSAVEEDPNELYNIGENYFNQKNNHHAAYAFQKYLQYLPNGPFATQAKLKLQTMNQPMQAPTIDLTKFNRMYADNEMIFCEHEPGRELYIIQNGKVKITKIVDKNEVLLAVLQNGDIFGEMALLDNKPRSASAIAWGHVQLLAINKANFEGMVKAQPQLATRLITLLSERIWTAYKQLANLMINDPQGRIADTLLTLVEKNRIKIAPKISYNFEIGTKDLIKMVGLSYPKDENLVLDLLTKNKWIKLDQGKLSCTDLVELEKLVHIYRKKSQMENKLKKRV; this is encoded by the coding sequence ATGTCCACAGGCATCTTCCAAATCGTTAATTTCCAGAAGGGCTCCTATATTATCGTAGAGGGTAAAAAAGATTCTCCTAGTTTCTTTATTATTCGGGAAGGGAAGGTAAAAATAGGTAGAGAAAACCCGGTCGTCGGCGAAGACCCAAATTCCGTCCAAGGCCCGGGGGACTTTTTCGGCGTCGTCGCCGCGATGAGCCAACACGCCCAAATCGAATCCGCAGTGGCACTCACTGACGTTTCGGTGATCGAGGTGAGTTACGATCAATTCGGAACTCTCATTCAAAGAAACACCCCGGTAGCGATGAAAATCATCCGGTATTTTTCGATGAAACTTCGCCAATTCGACCAGACAATCACACGTTTGACATTCCGCTCCGCAGTGGAAGAAGATCCGAACGAACTCTACAACATCGGCGAAAACTACTTCAATCAGAAGAACAACCACCACGCCGCTTACGCATTCCAAAAGTACCTTCAATATCTTCCGAACGGTCCGTTTGCCACTCAGGCAAAACTGAAATTACAAACGATGAACCAACCGATGCAAGCTCCCACGATCGATCTTACGAAGTTCAATCGTATGTACGCGGACAACGAAATGATCTTTTGCGAACACGAACCCGGTAGAGAACTGTATATCATTCAAAACGGTAAGGTAAAAATCACAAAGATTGTGGATAAAAACGAAGTATTACTCGCGGTTCTTCAGAATGGGGATATCTTCGGCGAAATGGCGCTTCTCGATAACAAACCGAGATCCGCTTCGGCAATCGCATGGGGCCATGTCCAACTTCTCGCGATCAACAAGGCCAACTTCGAAGGTATGGTCAAAGCTCAACCCCAACTCGCAACCCGTTTGATCACTCTTCTTTCCGAAAGAATTTGGACCGCTTACAAACAACTTGCAAACTTAATGATCAACGATCCTCAAGGTAGAATTGCAGATACTCTGTTAACTCTTGTCGAAAAAAATAGAATCAAGATCGCTCCGAAAATTTCGTATAACTTTGAAATCGGCACGAAGGATTTGATCAAAATGGTCGGTCTCTCCTACCCGAAAGACGAGAATTTAGTCCTAGATCTTTTGACTAAAAACAAATGGATCAAGCTTGATCAGGGCAAACTCAGCTGTACCGATTTAGTCGAACTGGAAAAGTTGGTTCATATTTATAGAAAAAAATCCCAAATGGAAAACAAACTCAAAAAAAGAGTATAA
- a CDS encoding tetratricopeptide repeat protein, whose protein sequence is MVQNDKIRFPILSNVHRAILGLIRRERHTRLRKKNTKFKYAFFEFFQIKFLMILSLSWISFSGSLSSEIGSLQETQAENLLRIAEEAYKDRKFHRSIEEIKNFLILYPTSKLKYKAYQVLKNNYSRLGRPEKVLEINLHQYSQEPTSSQGLNAFFEVGKLYLEIGEKNKAKEVFKSICTQSFSRELAEKAFVELSEWDILNDSKTETSECGENTSFFRDSIPENR, encoded by the coding sequence GTGGTCCAGAACGACAAAATCAGATTCCCCATTCTGTCGAATGTGCACCGGGCAATTTTAGGGTTAATCCGTAGAGAACGACACACTCGGCTTAGGAAAAAAAATACCAAGTTTAAATACGCTTTCTTCGAGTTTTTTCAGATAAAATTTTTGATGATTTTATCCTTATCTTGGATTTCCTTTTCCGGCTCTTTGAGTTCTGAAATCGGCTCTCTTCAGGAAACTCAAGCCGAAAACCTACTTAGAATCGCGGAAGAAGCTTACAAAGACCGAAAATTCCACAGATCCATCGAGGAAATTAAAAATTTCCTGATTCTTTATCCGACAAGCAAACTCAAATACAAAGCCTATCAGGTTCTAAAAAATAATTACTCCAGGCTTGGTCGCCCGGAAAAAGTCCTCGAAATCAATCTGCATCAATATTCTCAGGAACCGACCTCCTCCCAAGGTTTAAACGCATTTTTCGAAGTCGGTAAACTTTATCTCGAAATCGGGGAAAAGAACAAAGCGAAAGAAGTTTTCAAATCAATCTGCACTCAGTCCTTTTCCAGAGAACTCGCCGAAAAAGCATTCGTGGAACTCTCGGAATGGGATATTTTAAACGATTCAAAGACGGAAACGTCGGAATGTGGAGAAAATACTTCTTTTTTTCGAGATTCAATTCCTGAAAACCGATAA
- a CDS encoding LIC10235 family protein, whose protein sequence is MKPKKISKDDLESLITGVKSQSIEAVGNYLYKGFRIQISKYNLSGAERVQLLYQKRRNNGLCIVCGTKVSKKNPSSGKLYRLCERHRKSIDQKK, encoded by the coding sequence ATGAAACCGAAAAAAATCTCCAAAGACGATCTTGAATCCCTGATAACAGGCGTTAAATCTCAATCCATTGAAGCCGTAGGCAATTACCTATATAAAGGATTTAGAATACAGATTAGCAAATACAATCTGTCCGGCGCCGAAAGAGTTCAACTTTTATACCAAAAAAGAAGAAATAACGGCCTTTGTATCGTGTGTGGAACGAAAGTCTCCAAAAAGAACCCTTCTTCCGGAAAACTCTACAGACTCTGCGAACGCCATCGCAAATCAATCGATCAGAAAAAGTAA